From Virgibacillus natechei, the proteins below share one genomic window:
- a CDS encoding MinD/ParA family protein, which produces MRDQDQAEILRRKLKHASNPRQAKTLSIISGKGGVGKSNVALNFSLGLIKNKNKVLIIDLDVGMGNINILLGLHAHKTIIDMFNEQLSIHDIIETGPGELAYIAGGSGMSDFFTMNHAKREYFFTQYQELIQMYDYIIFDMGAGATSDSIFFILASDECLVVTTPEPTSITDAYSMVKHVLTNQAAMPLYVIMNRASTHKDGMKSLKRFKQVVFQFLQTDIQLLGILPEDKIVSTAVRRQIPYVLLNEKSAVSKAMNQLTTNYTNNVKEFTESASFIQKLKKLLTER; this is translated from the coding sequence ATGCGTGATCAGGATCAAGCGGAAATCTTGCGTCGAAAACTTAAACATGCCAGTAACCCAAGACAGGCAAAAACGCTGTCTATAATAAGTGGAAAAGGTGGGGTTGGTAAGTCAAATGTTGCACTGAATTTCTCGTTAGGTTTAATAAAAAATAAAAACAAGGTGTTAATAATCGATTTAGATGTAGGTATGGGAAATATTAATATCTTACTCGGATTACATGCACATAAAACAATTATCGACATGTTTAATGAACAGTTATCCATTCATGATATTATCGAGACAGGTCCAGGTGAATTAGCCTATATTGCAGGTGGTTCCGGGATGAGTGATTTTTTTACAATGAATCATGCAAAAAGAGAGTATTTTTTTACGCAGTATCAAGAATTAATACAAATGTATGATTACATTATCTTTGATATGGGCGCTGGAGCTACGTCGGATAGTATATTTTTTATTCTTGCTTCCGATGAATGTCTTGTTGTCACAACTCCAGAACCTACATCTATCACAGATGCATATAGCATGGTGAAACATGTGTTAACAAATCAGGCTGCAATGCCGTTGTACGTGATAATGAATCGCGCTTCAACACATAAAGATGGAATGAAATCCTTGAAAAGATTCAAACAAGTCGTATTTCAGTTTCTTCAAACCGACATTCAATTACTGGGAATTCTTCCGGAAGATAAAATTGTTTCTACAGCTGTGAGAAGACAGATTCCCTATGTATTGTTAAATGAAAAGTCTGCTGTTTCTAAAGCAATGAACCAGCTTACCACTAATTATACAAATAACGTAAAAGAATTTACTGAGTCTGCATCATTTATTCAGAAATTAAAAAAATTGCTAACAGAGAGGTAA
- the flhA gene encoding flagellar biosynthesis protein FlhA, whose product MRARDLSVLLGVILIIIMLVIPLPGWLLSVLILCNITLALIVILVSMNTQEALQFSVFPTLLLLLTLFRLGLNVSTTRSILSEADAGGVVDTFGSFVIGGNPLVGFVVFGILVVIQFLVITKGAERVSEVAARFTLDAMPGKQMSIDADLNAGLISEHQAKERREKVENEADFHGSMDGASKFVKGDAIAGIVIVLINIIFGLIIGMVQMDMSFQEAINTYMALTIGDGLVSQIPAILIATATGIVVTRTTTTGNLGSEVTGQLLQYPKLLLIAAGTIFMLGFTPINFFLTTLLASILGLSGYLLLKQSKEPEVPDIEEEDQTESSSMKSSENVVNLLNMDPIEFEFGYALIPLADSNQGGDLLDRIIMIRRQLAIELGVVIPVVRIRDNIQLNPNEYRLKVKGNEVASGELLLDHYLAMAPDIDDDHIDGIDTKEPAFGLPAKWITEDNKDDAELSGYTVVDPPSVVSTHITEVIKHVAHTLLGRQETKQLIDHLKENYPILVEEVTPEPLATGDVQKVLAKLLRENISIRNLPIIFETLADFSKMTNDTELLGEYSRQALSSQITKQFVHDDMSLKVITVSGKAEKMIAENIQQTEHGNYLALDPESQQLIIKKIHEEVEKLSLQEETAIVLCSPAIRMYLKQLLDRYLPQVVVLSYNELEPNVQIQSVGVVNVA is encoded by the coding sequence ATGAGAGCACGTGATTTGTCTGTACTTTTAGGTGTTATTTTAATAATTATTATGTTAGTTATTCCGCTACCTGGATGGCTATTAAGTGTACTCATTTTATGCAATATAACATTAGCATTAATTGTTATCTTAGTATCTATGAATACCCAGGAAGCTTTACAATTTTCTGTTTTTCCTACTCTCTTATTGTTGTTAACTTTATTTCGACTTGGTTTGAACGTTTCGACAACTAGATCAATTTTATCCGAAGCAGATGCCGGTGGGGTGGTTGACACATTTGGGTCTTTTGTTATAGGAGGGAACCCACTTGTAGGTTTTGTTGTATTTGGAATTTTAGTTGTTATTCAATTTTTGGTTATTACAAAAGGTGCAGAGCGTGTGTCGGAAGTTGCGGCTCGTTTCACGTTGGATGCCATGCCTGGTAAACAAATGAGTATTGATGCAGATTTAAATGCTGGATTAATCTCGGAACATCAGGCTAAAGAAAGACGTGAAAAAGTTGAAAATGAAGCAGATTTCCATGGATCAATGGATGGTGCAAGTAAATTTGTTAAGGGAGACGCGATTGCTGGAATTGTAATTGTCCTAATCAATATTATATTTGGGCTGATAATAGGTATGGTTCAAATGGATATGTCTTTCCAAGAAGCAATCAATACATACATGGCTTTAACGATAGGAGATGGCTTGGTAAGTCAGATTCCTGCTATTTTAATTGCAACTGCAACAGGAATTGTTGTAACAAGAACGACAACTACTGGTAATCTAGGTTCAGAAGTAACTGGACAATTATTGCAATACCCAAAATTACTACTCATTGCCGCTGGAACAATCTTTATGCTAGGTTTCACACCAATCAACTTTTTTCTGACTACATTGCTTGCGAGTATATTGGGACTTAGCGGATATTTATTATTAAAACAGTCCAAGGAACCTGAAGTACCAGACATAGAGGAAGAGGATCAAACGGAAAGCTCTTCAATGAAGTCTTCTGAGAATGTAGTAAATCTATTAAATATGGATCCAATTGAATTTGAATTTGGTTATGCACTTATACCGCTAGCTGATTCCAATCAAGGCGGTGATTTATTAGACCGTATCATTATGATTCGCAGACAATTAGCTATAGAGCTTGGGGTAGTAATTCCTGTTGTTCGAATACGAGATAACATACAGCTCAATCCGAATGAATACCGTTTAAAGGTTAAAGGAAATGAAGTAGCATCAGGTGAATTACTATTAGATCATTATTTAGCTATGGCGCCTGATATAGATGACGATCATATAGATGGAATTGATACGAAGGAACCAGCCTTTGGGTTGCCCGCAAAATGGATTACAGAAGATAATAAAGATGATGCTGAATTATCAGGTTATACAGTTGTTGATCCGCCATCAGTTGTCTCCACCCATATCACGGAAGTCATCAAGCATGTTGCTCACACGTTGTTGGGAAGGCAGGAAACGAAGCAATTAATTGACCATTTAAAGGAGAACTATCCAATATTAGTGGAAGAAGTTACCCCAGAACCATTAGCGACGGGTGATGTTCAAAAAGTTCTAGCCAAACTACTTAGAGAAAATATATCCATACGTAACTTGCCAATCATTTTTGAAACACTGGCAGATTTTTCTAAAATGACAAACGACACAGAGTTACTGGGAGAGTATTCTAGGCAAGCATTATCATCGCAAATCACCAAACAATTTGTACATGATGATATGTCCCTAAAAGTTATCACTGTATCAGGAAAAGCGGAAAAGATGATTGCCGAAAATATTCAGCAAACGGAGCATGGTAATTATTTAGCATTAGATCCGGAATCACAGCAGCTTATTATTAAAAAAATACATGAAGAGGTAGAAAAACTATCACTACAGGAAGAAACAGCAATTGTATTATGTTCACCGGCAATTCGAATGTATCTAAAGCAACTATTGGATCGATACCTGCCACAAGTCGTTGTGTTGTCATATAATGAATTAGAACCAAATGTACAAATTCAAAGCGTAGGGGTGGTGAATGTAGCGTGA
- a CDS encoding protein-glutamate methylesterase/protein-glutamine glutaminase: MHLIRVIVIDDSAFMRKIISDILESENRIKVIATARNGEIGIQKIKELVPDVVTMDIHMPVMDGITALQQIMHRNPLPVIMLSSSTKDGTDRTVQAMSNGAVDFIMKPSGSISLDIESSAQEIITKVINAAEAKVNHSSQLNEGQASQNTARKKQPFEKTIVSIGTSTGGPRALQQVLMDIPNDFLPPILIVQHMPEKFTKSLAERLDTLTNMHVKEAVHGETIKDRTAYIAPGGLHMKAKKTGNKFVIELINDALLYRHQPSVDVLFKSVANLQQVNKFAVILTGMGNDGAEGIKRLKEADENAVVIAESEETSIVYGMPNAAVKTNCVDHVLPLNQIGLSIANLVRSSKGRR; this comes from the coding sequence ATGCATTTAATCCGTGTGATAGTGATTGATGATTCGGCATTTATGCGAAAAATAATTTCAGATATATTAGAAAGCGAGAATCGCATCAAGGTTATCGCTACAGCCAGAAATGGTGAGATTGGTATACAAAAAATAAAGGAATTAGTTCCTGATGTTGTGACAATGGATATTCATATGCCGGTCATGGACGGAATTACTGCCTTACAACAAATTATGCATAGGAATCCCTTACCCGTTATTATGCTTTCTAGTTCGACAAAAGATGGAACTGACAGGACCGTTCAAGCAATGTCTAATGGTGCAGTTGATTTTATTATGAAGCCATCTGGATCCATTTCTTTGGATATCGAATCAAGTGCTCAAGAAATAATTACGAAGGTCATAAATGCTGCTGAGGCCAAGGTTAATCATTCATCACAATTAAACGAAGGACAAGCCTCTCAAAATACAGCGCGTAAAAAGCAACCATTTGAAAAAACAATCGTTTCCATTGGTACTTCAACAGGAGGTCCTAGAGCATTGCAACAAGTTTTGATGGACATTCCTAATGACTTTTTACCACCAATTTTAATTGTACAACATATGCCAGAAAAATTTACAAAGTCACTTGCGGAAAGGCTAGATACCTTAACAAATATGCATGTCAAAGAAGCTGTTCATGGAGAAACGATTAAAGACAGAACAGCTTATATAGCACCAGGAGGGCTCCATATGAAGGCTAAGAAGACTGGTAACAAGTTTGTTATCGAGCTAATAAATGATGCGCTTTTATATAGACATCAGCCATCCGTAGACGTGCTATTTAAATCAGTAGCTAATTTGCAACAAGTTAACAAGTTTGCAGTTATATTAACAGGTATGGGTAATGATGGTGCAGAAGGAATTAAACGATTAAAAGAAGCAGACGAAAATGCGGTAGTTATTGCGGAATCTGAAGAAACTTCTATTGTTTATGGAATGCCAAATGCAGCTGTAAAGACAAACTGCGTGGACCATGTTTTACCTTTGAATCAAATTGGTTTGAGCATTGCGAATCTAGTTAGAAGTTCAAAGGGTAGAAGATAA
- a CDS encoding chemotaxis protein CheW, whose amino-acid sequence MDRKVIVFQLKNEAYAVSVQQIGSIERMQPITRVPQTDDFVKGVMNLRGVVIPVIDLRARFGIEKMASTETTRIIIVYLDDMEVGLIVDAANDVIDIPEDAIEPPPEVIGSVDEDYIEGVAKLDHRLLILLHLRNVLKPEEINDLKTVEG is encoded by the coding sequence ATGGATAGGAAAGTGATCGTTTTTCAGTTAAAAAATGAAGCGTATGCTGTATCTGTACAACAAATAGGATCAATTGAACGCATGCAGCCAATTACTAGAGTCCCACAAACAGACGATTTTGTAAAAGGTGTTATGAATTTACGTGGTGTTGTTATACCGGTAATTGATTTAAGAGCTCGCTTTGGTATCGAAAAAATGGCATCCACAGAAACAACTCGAATAATCATTGTATATCTTGATGATATGGAAGTTGGTCTAATCGTTGATGCGGCCAATGATGTTATCGACATACCAGAAGATGCTATTGAACCTCCACCAGAAGTAATAGGAAGTGTTGACGAAGACTATATAGAAGGTGTAGCTAAACTGGACCATCGTTTACTTATTCTGCTTCATTTGCGTAACGTATTAAAACCTGAGGAAATAAATGACTTAAAGACAGTGGAAGG
- the flhF gene encoding flagellar biosynthesis protein FlhF: MKVKKFVAPTMPEAMKQIRNELGSEAVILNSKEIKKGGFLGLFKKQNIEVIAALDPHPLETKEEAKTKKESKVPVINDPVLQSNSQSDSKEVINEIQNLKKIISHQALSNGSNYSVDYQLVYQHLLEQEVDNKLAEQLINNVVKKSEGLETKPSLNTIKQEIKKEIQNRLRDLSFEGITYDQKIVQFVGPTGVGKTTTLAKIAAHSMLNDNKKVAFITTDTYRIAAIEQLKTYARILDVPVKVAYTIEEYKNAIESFQNYDLILIDTAGRNFRDERYVTELEDTIDLSMDLATYLVLSLTAKPKDLTEIYDQFYHIPIKEVIFTKIDETRQYGTMLNIAINKHVGIAYVTNGQDVPDDLVHLTPEVITDYIVGENNA, encoded by the coding sequence GTGAAGGTAAAAAAATTCGTAGCACCAACAATGCCGGAAGCGATGAAACAAATTCGAAATGAACTTGGGTCAGAGGCTGTCATATTGAATTCTAAAGAAATAAAAAAAGGTGGTTTTCTCGGATTATTTAAAAAGCAAAATATTGAAGTAATAGCAGCACTTGATCCGCACCCTTTAGAAACGAAAGAGGAAGCAAAAACAAAGAAAGAATCAAAAGTACCGGTTATAAATGATCCTGTTTTGCAATCAAATAGCCAATCGGATAGTAAAGAAGTTATAAATGAGATTCAAAACTTAAAGAAAATTATTTCGCATCAAGCACTATCAAATGGAAGTAATTATTCAGTTGATTATCAACTCGTCTATCAACACTTGCTGGAACAGGAGGTAGATAATAAGCTTGCGGAGCAACTAATAAATAATGTAGTAAAAAAGAGCGAAGGCTTAGAGACTAAGCCTAGTCTGAATACGATTAAGCAGGAGATTAAAAAAGAAATTCAAAATAGATTACGTGATTTATCTTTTGAAGGTATCACATATGATCAAAAAATCGTTCAATTTGTTGGTCCGACAGGTGTGGGCAAAACAACTACGTTAGCAAAAATTGCTGCGCATAGTATGCTTAATGATAATAAAAAGGTTGCTTTTATTACTACCGACACGTATCGGATAGCCGCCATAGAACAATTGAAGACCTATGCTCGGATCTTGGACGTACCGGTAAAAGTGGCTTATACCATAGAGGAATACAAGAATGCGATTGAATCATTTCAAAACTACGATTTAATTTTAATTGACACGGCAGGTAGAAACTTCCGTGATGAGAGATATGTAACAGAATTAGAAGATACGATTGATTTAAGTATGGATCTCGCTACATATCTCGTTTTATCCTTAACTGCAAAGCCTAAAGATTTAACCGAAATTTATGATCAATTTTACCATATCCCGATTAAGGAAGTTATTTTTACTAAAATTGATGAAACAAGACAGTATGGGACCATGTTAAACATTGCAATAAATAAACATGTCGGTATCGCGTATGTCACAAATGGCCAAGATGTTCCCGATGATCTTGTGCATCTTACACCAGAAGTAATTACGGATTATATTGTGGGTGAGAATAATGCGTGA